The genomic DNA GGCGCGGCCGGCGCGGGCGCCTTCGACCTCAACGCGGCCTGCGCAGGGTTCTGCTATGCGCTGGCGACGGCGTCCGACGCCGTCCGGCTCGGCTCCGTGGACTACGCACTCGTCGTCGGCTCGGAGAAGCTCAGCAACTGGATCGACTGGACCGACCGGTCCTCCGCGATCCTGTTCGGCGATGGCGCGGGCGCGGTCGTGATCGGGCCCTCGGACACCCCCGGCATCGGGCCGGTCGTCTTCGGCAGCGATGGAAGTGCGGCCCGGCTGATCGACATGTCGGAGTCCGACCGGCTGCGGCTGGACGGGCCGGCCGTCTTCCGCTGGGCGACGACCAAACTCGGCGACGTGGCGCTCGCGATCTGCGCGGCCGCCGGCGTCGAGCCCGCCGACCTGGCCGCGATCATTCCCCACCAGGCGAACCTGCGGATCATCAACGCGCTGGTCCGCCAGATCGGCGCCACCGATGCCGTCGTCGCTCAGGACATCGCCGAGGCCGGCAACACCTCTGCCGCGTCGGTCCCGCTCGCGCTGTCGCGGCTGCGCCGCGAAGGGGCAGTGAGCACGGGCGACCTCGCGCTGACCCTCGCATTCGGGTCCGGCCTGACCTGGGCCGGACAGATCATCACCGTTCCCTGACCCAACCCATCACAACAGGAGAGAGAAACCTCATGTCAGA from Mycobacteriales bacterium includes the following:
- a CDS encoding beta-ketoacyl-ACP synthase III; translation: MSREVAMKEPASPRHSRIIGLGEHRPARIMTNDDLPDTLETNDEWIRQRTGIVSRCIAADEETPVTMAVEASRKALADSGVDPTQIGMVILATCSMLQPIPGGSAQVATAIGAAGAGAFDLNAACAGFCYALATASDAVRLGSVDYALVVGSEKLSNWIDWTDRSSAILFGDGAGAVVIGPSDTPGIGPVVFGSDGSAARLIDMSESDRLRLDGPAVFRWATTKLGDVALAICAAAGVEPADLAAIIPHQANLRIINALVRQIGATDAVVAQDIAEAGNTSAASVPLALSRLRREGAVSTGDLALTLAFGSGLTWAGQIITVP